In Panacibacter ginsenosidivorans, the following proteins share a genomic window:
- the ileS gene encoding isoleucine--tRNA ligase gives MSAKYKEFSGLNLPAIEQEILAKWNESQAFEKSVELREGAVPFVFYEGPPSANGMPGIHHVISRTLKDLVCRYKTMRGFQVKRKGGWDTHGLPIELGVEKELGITKEDIGKKISVEEYNQKCREAVLRYKDKWDELTMKMGYWVDLNNPYITFDNKYIETLWWMLSELYKKGLLYESVSIQPYSPAAGTGLSSHELNQPGTYKDVKDTSAVAMFKAVKNEKSKFLFDAAKDEDVFFLAWTTTPWTLPSNLGLTVGANIDYVLVKTFNPYLHNSVNVILAKPLLGKYFKEEGENGDFDNYNEKTKILPWKILTSFKGKEIEGCSYEQLLAFEANKIDNPNSFKVLLGDFVTTEDGTGIVHTAPAFGADDFRVGKKYDIGILTMVDRQGKFVDGLGEFSNRYVKDYKDEPNYQDVNVDIAVKLKKENRAFKVEKYEHSYPHCWRTDKPVLYYPLDAWFIKTTALKDRMIELNKTINWKPKSTGEGRFGNWLENMVDWNLSRSRFWGTPLPVWRTEDGQEEVCVGSIQELNDGIKKASEILGGNVNKGYLHEGILDLHKPYVDEIILVSASGKPMKRVPDLIDVWFDSGAMPYAQWHFPFENIDIFENSYPADFIAEGVDQTRGWFYTLHALGSLMKESVHEQLSETGLQADELEKRYPGVAYKTVVSNGLVLDKNGVKMSKRLGNLVNPFETIEKYGADATRWYLITNASPWDNLKFDLAGIQEVQRKFFGTLYNTYQFFALYANVDGFAFKEAYIPIEERPEIDRWILSSLNTLIKKVTVAMDDYEPTIAGRSIEVFVDEHLSNWYVRLCRRRFWKGEYEHDKICAYQTLYECLETLVRLIAPVSPFFSDAVFQNLEAVTGRLQAASVHHANFPVANEKVIDTDLEERMQLAQDASSLVLSLRKKVNIKVRQPLQKVLIPVLDVKMKHQLEKVEDLLKAEVNVKAIEYITETEGFINKKIKPNFKSLGSKLGPKMKAVNAALSQFSQQQIIQFEKDGNYTLTIDGGLIELSLSDVEIAAEDIPGWSVASKGSLTVALDIIITEDLKQEGEARELVNRIQNIRKENGFELTDRIFVELLENDLLKLSINKFKNYICAEILAENLTWVPEMQDGTEIEINDILLKVRVNKKG, from the coding sequence ATGAGCGCAAAATATAAAGAATTTTCGGGTTTGAATCTGCCTGCCATAGAACAGGAAATATTGGCAAAATGGAACGAAAGTCAGGCTTTTGAAAAAAGCGTGGAGCTGCGTGAAGGCGCAGTGCCTTTTGTATTTTATGAAGGCCCGCCCAGTGCTAATGGTATGCCAGGAATTCACCATGTAATTTCACGTACGCTCAAAGACCTGGTTTGCCGATATAAAACGATGCGTGGATTTCAGGTAAAACGCAAAGGCGGCTGGGATACGCACGGACTGCCAATTGAATTGGGTGTAGAAAAAGAATTGGGAATTACAAAAGAAGATATAGGTAAAAAAATTTCAGTTGAAGAGTATAACCAGAAATGTCGTGAGGCCGTGCTTCGCTACAAAGACAAATGGGATGAATTAACCATGAAAATGGGTTATTGGGTTGACTTGAATAATCCTTATATAACCTTCGATAATAAATACATTGAGACATTGTGGTGGATGCTGAGCGAACTTTATAAAAAAGGTTTGCTGTATGAAAGTGTAAGCATTCAGCCATATTCACCTGCTGCGGGCACTGGTTTAAGTTCCCATGAATTGAACCAGCCGGGCACTTATAAAGATGTAAAGGATACGAGTGCGGTGGCGATGTTCAAAGCTGTTAAGAATGAGAAAAGTAAATTCTTGTTTGATGCTGCAAAAGATGAAGATGTTTTCTTTCTTGCATGGACGACTACTCCATGGACATTACCGTCAAATTTAGGGTTGACTGTTGGGGCAAACATTGATTATGTTTTGGTGAAGACATTCAATCCGTATCTGCATAATTCAGTTAATGTAATTCTTGCAAAACCTTTGCTGGGAAAGTATTTTAAAGAAGAGGGGGAAAACGGAGATTTTGACAATTATAATGAGAAGACAAAAATTCTTCCATGGAAAATTCTTACTTCATTTAAAGGCAAAGAAATTGAAGGTTGTTCTTATGAACAACTCTTAGCTTTTGAAGCAAACAAGATAGATAACCCAAATTCATTTAAAGTTTTACTAGGAGATTTTGTAACAACAGAAGATGGTACCGGCATTGTACATACTGCACCTGCTTTTGGTGCAGATGATTTCAGAGTAGGGAAGAAATATGATATTGGTATTCTAACAATGGTTGACCGCCAGGGGAAATTTGTAGATGGGCTTGGAGAATTCAGCAACCGTTATGTAAAAGATTATAAAGATGAACCCAATTACCAGGATGTAAATGTTGATATTGCTGTAAAGCTGAAAAAAGAGAACCGCGCATTTAAGGTTGAAAAGTACGAGCATAGTTACCCTCATTGCTGGCGCACCGACAAACCGGTTTTGTATTATCCATTAGATGCCTGGTTTATAAAAACAACAGCTTTAAAAGACCGGATGATAGAACTGAATAAAACTATTAACTGGAAACCAAAATCAACAGGAGAAGGAAGATTCGGGAACTGGTTAGAGAATATGGTGGATTGGAATTTAAGCCGTAGCCGTTTCTGGGGAACACCCTTGCCCGTTTGGAGAACAGAAGATGGGCAAGAAGAAGTTTGTGTTGGATCTATCCAGGAATTAAATGATGGTATCAAAAAGGCCAGTGAAATTTTAGGTGGAAATGTAAATAAGGGTTATTTGCATGAAGGGATTCTTGACTTGCACAAACCATATGTGGATGAAATAATATTAGTATCTGCTTCCGGCAAACCAATGAAACGTGTTCCAGATCTTATCGATGTATGGTTCGATAGTGGTGCTATGCCTTACGCGCAATGGCATTTCCCTTTTGAGAACATAGATATTTTTGAAAATAGCTATCCCGCAGATTTTATTGCAGAAGGTGTAGACCAGACAAGAGGCTGGTTCTATACGCTACATGCATTAGGTTCTTTGATGAAAGAATCTGTACATGAGCAATTGAGTGAAACCGGTCTTCAAGCAGATGAATTGGAAAAACGATATCCGGGTGTTGCTTATAAAACAGTTGTTTCCAATGGACTTGTGTTGGATAAGAACGGCGTTAAAATGAGTAAACGCCTGGGTAATTTGGTAAACCCTTTTGAAACGATTGAAAAATATGGAGCAGATGCAACACGCTGGTATCTTATCACCAATGCTTCGCCATGGGACAACCTGAAATTTGATTTAGCAGGTATACAGGAAGTGCAGCGTAAGTTCTTCGGAACACTATATAATACGTATCAATTCTTTGCGCTCTATGCAAATGTAGATGGCTTTGCCTTTAAAGAAGCATATATACCAATTGAAGAAAGACCAGAGATTGATCGCTGGATACTTTCTTCTTTGAATACGCTTATCAAAAAAGTTACGGTGGCCATGGATGATTATGAACCAACTATTGCCGGCCGGTCTATAGAAGTTTTTGTTGACGAACATTTAAGTAACTGGTATGTGCGTCTTTGCCGGCGTCGTTTCTGGAAAGGCGAGTATGAACATGACAAGATCTGCGCTTATCAAACGTTATATGAATGTTTAGAAACGCTGGTGCGATTAATTGCACCGGTTTCCCCATTTTTCAGCGATGCCGTTTTTCAAAATCTTGAAGCAGTTACAGGCAGGCTTCAGGCAGCATCTGTACATCATGCAAATTTTCCTGTTGCCAATGAAAAAGTGATCGATACTGATCTTGAAGAAAGAATGCAACTGGCTCAGGATGCATCTTCTTTGGTTTTATCACTTCGCAAGAAGGTGAACATAAAGGTCCGCCAGCCTTTGCAAAAAGTATTGATACCAGTCCTTGATGTAAAAATGAAGCACCAGCTTGAAAAAGTTGAAGATCTTTTAAAAGCGGAAGTGAATGTAAAAGCAATAGAATACATTACTGAAACAGAAGGCTTTATCAATAAAAAGATAAAGCCCAATTTCAAATCACTGGGTAGTAAGCTTGGTCCTAAAATGAAAGCGGTTAATGCAGCCCTTTCCCAATTCAGCCAGCAGCAGATTATACAATTTGAAAAAGACGGTAATTATACTTTGACTATCGATGGGGGGCTCATAGAACTTTCTCTTTCAGATGTGGAAATAGCTGCGGAAGATATACCGGGTTGGAGCGTGGCATCTAAAGGTAGCCTTACCGTAGCTCTTGATATAATTATTACGGAAGACCTGAAACAGGAAGGGGAGGCCCGTGAACTAGTGAATCGCATACAAAATATTCGAAAAGAGAATGGTTTTGAACTTACAGACCGTATATTCGTGGAATTGCTTGAAAACGATTTGCTCAAACTATCTATTAATAAATTTAAAAACTATATTTGCGCGGAAATTCTGGCAGAAAATTTAACTTGGGTGCCCGAAATGCAGGATGGTACTGAGATAGAGATAAATGATATTCTGTTGAAAGTGCGTGTAAATAAAAAAGGTTAA
- a CDS encoding TraR/DksA family transcriptional regulator, with translation MATKKPAAKKAAPAKKIAKPVAKAAPKKAAPKKAAAKPVAKPAHKPVAKAATPKKAVKAAPKPAAKPAHKPVSKPAPKPAAKTAPVKQTAVVKKEAEKKHVVEAKPLVAEVKRAPVVKVTPAPTRPAKIEPPKEVKVPKTTVKTSVPYQPGYTPLEKRTDSPKTNEPLVRYSDSDLGEFRDLINKKLEAAKKELAYLQGLITRKDDMGGDETDNRYMTMEDGSMSMEREQLSQMASRQITYIDHLEKALIRIENKTYGICRVTGKLIDKARLRAVPHATLSLEAKLGLVKPGTE, from the coding sequence ATGGCTACAAAAAAACCGGCAGCTAAAAAAGCTGCACCGGCAAAGAAGATTGCAAAACCAGTCGCCAAAGCGGCTCCCAAAAAAGCTGCACCTAAGAAAGCAGCAGCTAAGCCCGTAGCAAAACCTGCCCATAAGCCCGTTGCAAAAGCAGCGACGCCAAAGAAAGCAGTTAAAGCAGCTCCTAAACCAGCTGCAAAACCTGCCCATAAGCCTGTGTCAAAGCCAGCGCCAAAACCCGCAGCTAAAACAGCACCTGTTAAACAAACGGCAGTGGTTAAAAAAGAGGCAGAAAAAAAACATGTTGTTGAGGCCAAACCACTGGTTGCAGAAGTTAAAAGGGCTCCTGTAGTAAAGGTTACACCAGCACCTACCAGGCCGGCAAAAATTGAGCCTCCAAAAGAGGTGAAAGTGCCCAAAACAACTGTAAAGACAAGTGTTCCCTATCAACCGGGATACACACCGTTGGAAAAAAGAACAGATTCACCAAAAACTAATGAACCATTGGTACGATATAGTGATAGTGACCTCGGAGAGTTTAGAGACCTGATAAACAAAAAGCTGGAAGCAGCAAAAAAAGAGCTGGCTTACCTGCAGGGTCTTATAACGAGAAAAGATGATATGGGCGGCGATGAAACTGATAACCGCTACATGACCATGGAAGATGGCAGTATGAGTATGGAACGTGAACAACTGAGCCAAATGGCCAGCCGCCAGATAACTTATATAGATCATCTTGAAAAAGCGTTGATTCGTATTGAAAACAAGACGTACGGAATTTGCCGGGTTACCGGTAAATTGATTGACAAGGCCCGTTTACGTGCCGTTCCCCATGCTACATTAAGTCTTGAAGCTAAATTGGGTTTAGTAAAGCCGGGTACAGAGTAA
- a CDS encoding TonB-dependent receptor: MSKYLISFCSIIFLLSISTILTAQETTSDIIGTIISDQKPVVGATVTALHVPTGTVYATTTRADGRYNLPNLKIGGPYTITVTFIGYKEEKQENISLLLGQEYKADFVLVSSANTLTEVVVSSISQNKIFNNSRTGSQEIISRSQLERLPTINRSLQDFTKLTPSANGLSFGGRNGSFNNLTVDGANFNNAFGLSGTLGGQTNSQPISLDAIEQIQVNISPYDVRQGGFSGAGINSVTRSGTNVFKGSVYTYLKGPNTQGYRVGTVKVPNQDFSYNLRGFSFGGPVIKNKLFFFISGEQERVTAPATSYIASDAAHAPNASSVSLANADTLNQLKQFLIDKYGYDPGSFQGYSYDTYSDKITAKIDWNINRNNTFTIKYNYLKSYRDIAASNSGAPGGNRQPGSTSLPFSGSGYRINNNFNILIAELNTRFGNRSSNKLQFGYTALRDFRASLAGGDFPLVDIMNGQGQTYTSFGYEPFTYNNLLNTDIYQLSDIFTMYKGSHEITIGTQNYFKKFKNGFAPNYEGVYRFNTLTDFYNSANNGLANAVSYNLQYAVTKDGSFPFAEIGSTELGLFAQDKWRIGTHFTFTYGLRVDVPIFQDKFESNPYAKDLVFRDGKKYDVGQKPATNPLISPRAGFNWDVTGDQKTQLRGGIGLFSGPPPFVWISNQASNNGVQFGSFSTTGVAFNNDINAYRPNATAENVAYNLVFTDKDFKYPQALKASLAVDRKLPGNIVATLEATYSKDINGVYFQNVNLPSTGVAFNGSDPRLRYDSTKLYGGKPTATVTNPNISNAILMTNSNKGYAYNVTLQLQKTLRNFYFSAAYTLNKSKTLNDGGSIAASMWRDRPVMGDPNAEELGYANFYQPHRFIGSASYRKEYAKHFATSVGIIFEAAPAGVGSYTYSGDANNDGTGGNNDLIYIPKDQTDIVLVPVNTGGGTITDTRTAAQIWAQLNNFINQDPYLSKHRGEVAQRNAAVLPNFHRLDINITQDIYFFTGSKKDTKHTLRLSLDIINAGNLFNKNWGVVKNFTSTSFLKYEGLVPSTDVDNAGRPRFSFPYLDPANQIPVVNSYIDNTSILSRWQMQFGIRYLFN, translated from the coding sequence ATGAGTAAATACCTTATTTCTTTTTGCAGTATTATCTTTTTATTAAGTATTTCTACGATATTAACAGCTCAGGAAACGACCTCCGATATTATTGGTACTATAATATCAGACCAAAAGCCGGTTGTCGGAGCAACTGTGACTGCCTTACACGTCCCAACGGGAACAGTGTATGCCACCACCACACGGGCTGACGGTCGTTATAATTTGCCAAACCTCAAGATAGGAGGACCTTATACCATAACAGTGACTTTTATAGGGTATAAAGAAGAAAAACAGGAAAATATTTCTTTACTACTTGGGCAGGAATATAAAGCTGATTTTGTACTTGTATCTTCAGCTAATACACTAACAGAAGTTGTTGTGTCATCAATCAGCCAGAATAAAATTTTTAACAACAGTCGTACAGGTAGTCAGGAAATTATTAGCCGCAGTCAGTTGGAAAGACTACCAACGATAAACCGCTCTCTTCAGGATTTTACCAAACTTACTCCTTCCGCAAATGGGTTAAGCTTTGGCGGACGAAATGGCTCATTTAATAATCTTACTGTGGATGGTGCTAACTTTAATAATGCTTTTGGTCTTTCGGGTACATTAGGTGGCCAAACAAATTCTCAACCAATCAGTCTCGACGCAATTGAGCAAATACAGGTAAATATTTCGCCTTATGATGTAAGACAAGGAGGTTTTTCCGGCGCAGGCATTAACTCTGTAACAAGAAGCGGTACAAATGTATTTAAGGGGTCTGTATATACTTATCTTAAAGGACCTAATACACAAGGCTACAGAGTTGGAACGGTTAAAGTTCCTAATCAGGATTTTAGCTATAATCTAAGAGGTTTCTCTTTTGGCGGACCTGTAATTAAAAATAAATTGTTCTTTTTTATAAGTGGCGAACAGGAGAGGGTCACAGCACCTGCAACAAGTTATATTGCTTCAGATGCAGCCCACGCCCCAAATGCTTCCTCTGTGTCTCTGGCGAATGCAGACACATTGAATCAGCTTAAACAATTTCTGATTGATAAATATGGTTATGATCCCGGCTCTTTTCAGGGCTATAGCTATGATACATATAGCGATAAGATCACAGCAAAAATTGACTGGAATATTAACAGGAATAACACTTTCACAATTAAATACAATTACTTAAAATCTTATCGGGATATTGCAGCCAGCAATAGTGGTGCGCCGGGAGGCAACCGTCAGCCCGGATCTACAAGTCTTCCTTTTAGTGGCAGCGGTTACAGGATTAATAATAACTTCAATATCCTCATCGCAGAATTGAACACTCGCTTTGGTAATAGGTCATCAAATAAATTGCAATTTGGGTATACTGCTCTAAGAGATTTCAGAGCAAGTCTTGCAGGTGGAGATTTTCCATTGGTTGATATTATGAACGGTCAGGGACAAACCTATACTTCTTTTGGGTATGAACCCTTTACTTATAATAATTTGTTGAATACAGATATCTACCAGTTGAGTGATATTTTTACAATGTATAAAGGTTCACACGAAATAACCATTGGTACGCAGAATTATTTTAAGAAATTTAAAAATGGTTTTGCTCCTAATTATGAAGGTGTTTACCGCTTTAATACACTTACAGATTTTTACAACAGTGCTAATAATGGTTTAGCTAATGCTGTTAGCTATAATTTGCAGTATGCTGTTACAAAAGACGGATCTTTCCCTTTCGCTGAAATTGGTTCTACAGAGTTGGGATTATTTGCACAGGACAAGTGGAGAATCGGTACTCACTTCACCTTTACTTATGGGTTACGCGTTGATGTGCCAATCTTCCAGGATAAATTTGAATCGAATCCTTATGCCAAAGATCTTGTATTCCGCGACGGAAAAAAATATGATGTAGGCCAAAAGCCAGCCACTAATCCGCTGATATCACCAAGAGCTGGTTTTAACTGGGACGTAACCGGTGATCAAAAGACGCAATTGCGCGGTGGAATAGGTTTATTCTCAGGTCCGCCACCTTTTGTTTGGATCAGTAACCAGGCAAGTAATAATGGTGTACAGTTCGGTTCTTTTTCTACTACAGGTGTAGCTTTCAATAATGATATTAATGCTTACAGGCCAAATGCAACTGCAGAAAACGTGGCTTATAATTTAGTATTTACTGATAAAGATTTTAAATACCCGCAAGCTTTGAAAGCAAGCCTTGCTGTGGATAGAAAACTGCCTGGAAATATAGTGGCTACTTTGGAAGCAACTTATTCAAAAGATATCAATGGCGTTTATTTCCAAAATGTAAACCTTCCTTCTACAGGGGTTGCCTTTAATGGCTCTGATCCGCGTCTCCGGTACGACAGTACTAAGCTATACGGAGGTAAACCTACAGCTACCGTTACAAATCCCAATATTTCCAATGCTATCCTTATGACTAATTCAAATAAAGGATATGCTTATAATGTAACATTACAGTTGCAGAAAACCCTGCGTAATTTCTATTTTAGCGCCGCATATACTTTGAACAAATCAAAAACATTGAATGATGGTGGTTCTATAGCTGCAAGTATGTGGAGAGACAGGCCTGTCATGGGAGATCCTAATGCAGAAGAACTCGGGTATGCTAATTTCTATCAGCCGCACCGCTTTATTGGTTCTGCATCTTATCGCAAAGAATATGCAAAACATTTTGCAACATCTGTTGGTATTATATTCGAGGCTGCGCCAGCAGGGGTAGGTTCTTATACTTACAGTGGCGATGCCAATAATGATGGTACAGGTGGCAACAATGATCTTATTTATATTCCAAAAGATCAGACAGATATTGTGCTTGTTCCGGTAAATACTGGTGGTGGAACTATTACAGACACAAGAACTGCCGCTCAAATATGGGCCCAGTTGAACAACTTTATAAATCAGGATCCTTATTTAAGCAAACATCGTGGCGAAGTTGCACAACGCAATGCAGCGGTATTGCCAAACTTCCACCGCCTTGATATAAATATTACACAAGACATTTATTTCTTTACAGGCAGTAAAAAAGATACGAAGCACACCCTGCGTTTAAGCTTAGACATTATCAATGCAGGCAATCTTTTCAATAAGAACTGGGGCGTCGTAAAAAACTTTACCAGCACGTCATTCCTGAAATATGAAGGCCTGGTACCATCAACAGATGTTGATAATGCAGGGAGACCAAGATTCTCTTTCCCATATCTTGATCCTGCAAATCAAATACCAGTTGTAAACAGTTATATTGATAATACAAGCATTCTTTCACGTTGGCAAATGCAGTTCGGTATCCGTTACCTTTTCAATTAG
- a CDS encoding T9SS type A sorting domain-containing protein encodes MSKFYKFFGISAALILYTLFSNAQTSSYQKATPGMWQTFGNPVDRSQFSFVNGRLCNFLWKDIEPSNNVWDFTTFDKDLTDRTKDGLPVIFMVYTKEDAPDWIYSAGVPKVTETDNNGKIVGYSPYFADTDYKYFFKRMIQKVHSHIESLPTTVRNGIVGVQGCYGSTGDYISYKGNVPSQYDLDSKQFLDLFKEFSQYYYNEYKNTSPKIYLMSNPRNQGNDAAIWVQDNCPGWQKTGTLGKGFQLNDEADKLTWLYDMINIPQNSGEYMRTRSEMTHGNVATGWWKRAPYKNMFAVMCYGISWGLDWSNQDYAQLNDNNYDSSFLFFSKYAGQKNPASSTNAMCALKDALDAADAKRFPASTYGTVSRTNQQRYINIANKYSSKGALLEDVKSATLAEMDNIRASGTNDVGWNLMPGNYDRFLHQLIPNKTSIGYWNIQSKDSNSMYGRFGRAFDVAHNKMGLYFDVDNAFFSNKPLKGQYTITIEVTYLDKGTGGWQLYYDAQTGPDKASGIISCTNTNKWKKATITIPDAYFGNKGPNASDFSIRSTSKKQDVIFSVVELSRPSNFAFSTKSAISMLSSNTNSQATSITNDTNVKDQLLINPNPATDHFYIQTKDSQLIRQVIIYNQSGQIILQKQVSAGLVVVVNRNEMAAATPGIYFIKVSTATALYTGKLMVL; translated from the coding sequence ATGTCGAAGTTTTACAAGTTCTTCGGTATTAGCGCAGCTCTTATTTTATACACTCTTTTTTCGAATGCACAAACATCTAGCTATCAAAAAGCTACGCCAGGCATGTGGCAAACATTTGGAAATCCTGTCGACAGATCGCAATTCTCATTTGTAAACGGCCGGCTTTGTAATTTTTTATGGAAAGATATTGAGCCTTCTAACAATGTATGGGATTTCACAACTTTTGACAAAGACCTTACAGATAGAACAAAAGATGGACTACCAGTGATTTTTATGGTTTATACAAAAGAGGATGCTCCGGATTGGATATATAGTGCGGGAGTGCCGAAAGTAACGGAGACAGATAATAACGGTAAGATAGTGGGGTACTCACCTTATTTCGCAGACACAGACTATAAATATTTTTTTAAACGCATGATCCAAAAAGTACATAGTCATATTGAATCCTTGCCTACAACAGTACGAAACGGAATAGTTGGTGTACAAGGATGCTATGGCAGTACCGGTGATTATATAAGTTATAAAGGAAATGTACCCTCTCAGTATGACTTGGATTCAAAACAGTTTCTTGACCTCTTCAAAGAATTCAGCCAATATTACTACAATGAGTACAAAAACACTAGCCCTAAAATTTACTTAATGAGCAATCCCCGCAACCAGGGCAATGATGCAGCAATATGGGTTCAAGATAACTGTCCAGGGTGGCAAAAAACAGGCACTCTTGGAAAAGGTTTTCAGCTTAATGATGAGGCAGATAAATTAACCTGGTTATATGACATGATAAATATTCCTCAAAACTCCGGGGAATATATGAGAACAAGATCTGAAATGACTCATGGGAATGTTGCTACCGGTTGGTGGAAAAGGGCTCCTTATAAGAATATGTTTGCGGTTATGTGTTATGGCATCTCCTGGGGCTTAGATTGGAGCAATCAGGATTATGCACAACTAAATGATAACAATTACGATTCTTCTTTCTTATTTTTTTCAAAATATGCCGGTCAAAAAAACCCTGCTTCCAGCACAAATGCAATGTGCGCACTTAAAGATGCGTTGGACGCTGCCGATGCAAAGCGCTTTCCTGCATCCACTTATGGTACTGTGTCAAGAACAAATCAACAGCGCTATATAAATATTGCTAATAAATATTCTTCCAAAGGAGCTCTGCTGGAAGATGTAAAGTCTGCTACATTAGCCGAAATGGATAATATTCGGGCAAGTGGTACAAACGACGTTGGCTGGAATTTGATGCCAGGCAATTATGACCGTTTTCTACATCAGTTAATTCCAAACAAAACCAGTATTGGCTACTGGAATATTCAATCAAAAGATAGCAATAGTATGTATGGCAGGTTTGGTCGTGCCTTTGACGTAGCACATAATAAAATGGGCTTATACTTTGATGTTGACAATGCATTTTTTTCCAACAAACCTTTAAAAGGACAATACACTATAACTATTGAAGTAACTTATCTTGATAAAGGTACTGGAGGCTGGCAATTATATTATGATGCACAAACCGGCCCAGATAAAGCTTCTGGCATTATTAGCTGCACCAATACCAATAAATGGAAAAAAGCAACCATTACAATACCCGATGCATATTTTGGCAATAAAGGGCCAAATGCTTCTGACTTTAGTATAAGAAGTACCAGCAAAAAGCAGGACGTTATTTTTTCTGTGGTAGAATTATCAAGGCCTTCAAATTTTGCATTTAGTACTAAATCTGCCATTTCAATGCTATCATCTAATACCAATAGCCAGGCAACAAGTATTACAAATGATACAAATGTAAAAGATCAATTGCTGATCAATCCCAACCCTGCAACGGATCATTTTTATATTCAAACAAAAGATAGCCAACTTATAAGGCAGGTTATTATTTATAATCAATCCGGGCAAATAATACTTCAGAAACAAGTATCGGCAGGATTAGTAGTTGTAGTAAACAGAAATGAGATGGCCGCTGCTACACCCGGCATTTATTTCATAAAAGTGAGCACGGCAACTGCCCTATATACAGGGAAACTCATGGTGTTATAA